From the Candidatus Zymogenaceae bacterium genome, the window TGATTCAATGACACACATACGAACGCCGCACATACGAATAATACACATGATTATGATGTAAAAAGATATCATGAAATATCTTGACATACTCTATATGTTATTGTATATTTTACCGTTTTGTTCACCCAACCAGGGGATCTCGTATATGTCAGACATCCGGTACGACACCAGTTTTTATCGCGACTTTAAAAAACGGACATCTACCATCTGTCCTGATTGCGGACACAGCCTCTCCATGAAGGTGGAGTTCCCGAAAAACGGCACCGGACAGGAATCACATTCCGCAAAGGGAAATGTTGTGGAAATCCTCTGGTGCCAGAACTGTCGGAGACGGCCCGACGTGTGATACCGACATTTCTCCCGGATGAAAAAAAAGCCCGAAGCAAGCACTTTGGGCTTTTTTTATTCATCGAGATATCCGTATTGACGTTATGCGGAATTACGAATAAATCATCAAGGATCAAGGGACTCAAAATTTCTGTGTAGCCGAATATGCATCACTTCAAGCGTTAATAACGCCGTACTATGGACCTGTGAAAATTTTATTTCATACGACCCTCTATTGATGGTTTTTGAGTCGCCGTCTCAGAAAAAAAATTAGTGTGATGTTATTAAAGGGGTGTATAAAAGGGGGTTAATTAAGGGGGGTTGACAAACAGGTTAAATTTTTTTAGCGCCTCCAAGGAGGATGAATGCCTCTTCAATCAAAAACTCGATGGTTTGGATGCTCTTTCTGGTATTTTCAAGGTTCCTTTCCTGTATCTCCAGTTCTCTGTCCAGATACTCGTTTTTACCGTTTTTACTGATCTCTTCACGAATCTCACTAATCATAAGGGTGAGCTTATCTACCTGATCATATTTTTTTGAGCGAAAACTTCGGACCTCGCCGGAGATATCAATCCGCTCCGGGGCAATTGCCAGCCTGATCGCTTTGTTGCCCACACCGCTGCTCCTGATCATCATCCGGGCCGATAGATCATCAAGCCACGGTATCTGGCACCGCACAATGGCCTTTCTCAGTTCATACAGGTTATAGTCCATCCTGCCCGCTTTGATATCCCCCTTCTCCACCCAGCCGCTTCCATCGGTCTTCATTCGTGCGGCAAGGTACAAAAGCCTGACCGTGTTCATCTCCGAACGGGAAATCAGGGCAAGATCATGTTCTACATCGTTTTCGTCCCACCTGAGGATCAGGGCGATTTTATCCCGTTTCACTTCGAACCGCAGGGAAAACGGGTACATGTACTGGGGGTCGGCGGGAGCATTCAGAAACGGTTTTTCTTTTCCCTTTCCGGTTCCGGTTCGTGGCGTTTTTTTCCGTTTTCCGTTTTCCGTCTCCCACTCCCTGATCTTGGTCACGTCCATCGATTTGATAGTCAAGCCGACGAGTTTGTTTTCTTTTTTTATATTCGGATACGTGCGAACTACCCATATGGTCTTGTCCGGGTATGAAATATCGGCTTCCGCGTAGCGCCCGGTCCTGAGGGTTTCGATGCCGGGGCACTCATCACACACCCTGCTTTTAGCCCTGAATATTTCGTAGCAGTAGTTTCCCACCAGGTCACTCTGTGAAAGGGAAACGGAATCCGCCGCCGCCTTATTCGCCCATGAGATGCACATGTTCGTATCGGTATAGATCAACCGCTCGGACAGGCTGTCAAGTATATCCGAACGACGCTGCATTTCGGAAAGGAGTGTTTCCTCCAGGTGTTTCCGTTTGGCTACGTCCCGAAAAATGCACAGGCCGGCGATGTCTCCATCCCACTTGATGATCGAAGTATTGGCTTCGGTAAATATGAGAGAACCGTCTTTACAGATCGCCCTGAAATCAACGGTATAGACCGGCCCCCTGTTCTCGCGCAATCGGATATAATAGTTCGCCACCCTCTCGATATCCTCCGGGTGAATAATTTCATGGATGAACATGCTTTCCAGCTCATCTTTGGTATATCCCAGACGTTCCTGAACATTGCGGTTGCTGAAAACAATCTTCTGATCCTGTATAACCGCGATACCATCGCCCGATTCCTCTATAAGGGCGCGAACCACGTCTTGAGTAATCTGGGGAGTCTTTGTCTTGTCATCCATGAGGTGTACATTCAAACGGTATCAATGGTGCGATGTCTTTCATTTCCATTGTCGCGACACATAGTATTTGTGTACAGGTGGTGACGAGATAAAAGTAAGAGGTAATAAAACTACAAAACGTTTCGATCTCTTTCCCGAAACGCAAAAAAACAGTATATTAATATCATTATAAAAATTATTTGTGATTATACGTCTTTCTCACATATCTTGTCCATATATATATTCATAATTTGTTATGAATCAAAATTCTTTTAGTACTTTTCTATATTTTTCAGACTACTATTGGATAATTGACCTTACTCAAATAAACGAGTAAAATAAATCATATATACATGTAAAAGGAGCTGTAGCCCGCATGTGTATTAATTCATACCGAAAGGAGCATTCATGAGACAGCTTAACCCGATAGACTGGTTGGCTCTGCTACTGTCCGTGATCGGCGGTCTGAACTGGGGCGTTTATGGTGTATCCGGTCTCAATCTCGTCGAAACGTTCAGCGGTGAAATGTGGTGGCTCCCCAGGGTTATCTTCTTTTTCTTCGGCCTTGCCGCCATATGGATGATCAGGCTTTCGATCAGCCTCAGGAAAAAACCGATCAAAAAACCGGCGCTCAACCCCGGGCAACCGTGAGGCGATACGCGACTCATTCCCGACGATCCATCCCGACGGGGTTCCTTGGATACCGATGAATGGTACAGCTAAAAACCGGGCTGGAAGAAATGTGTCTTCCGGCCCGATTCTTTTTCGTACATATCCCGAACGCCCGTCCCCACCGATCCGTCCGCGGAACGCGGCGTGATCCGCCCCCTATTGATTGAGCATTCTCTTTTCGCACAGCTTCAGGGAATCCTCCAGAAGCCCCAGGGCCTCCCGGCAGTCGTCCTTCGTCACCAGGAGATTCGGCTTGAATTGGAGGACCGAGCGATTGAATCCGGCGGGAAACGCCCACAGGCCGGTTTCATAGGTACAGGCGGCCATCATGACGCCGCCGTAGGGGTCGTCGAACCTGAGGCCGATGACCAGACCGTTCTGGCGCACCTCGACGAGGAAGGGATGGCGCTTTCGTATCGCCTCCAATTCGCCCGCGAGAAACGCGGAGACTTCCCGGACGTTTTCCAGGGTCCCCGGCCGTCCCACAATCTCCAGCACCTTCAGGGCCACCACGCACCCCAGCTCCGCGCCGCCGAAGGTGGAGGAATAGCCCCAGCCGTCCTCGAAAAGCCAGCCCGCCACGTCTTCACTCAATACCGCCGCGGCGATGGGATATACCCCGCCGGAAAGTCCCTTTCCGGTCACCAGCATGTCGGGTGACACGCCGTAACCCTCACACGCCCACATGCGCCCTGTGCGTCCCAGGCCGGTCTGCACCTCGTCCGCGATGAAGAGCGTCCCGTTCTTTTCACACAACTCCTTCACCTGCGGGTAATAGCCGTCGGACGGCATCATGAACCCGCTGGTTGCGGGAATCATCTCCGCCAGCACCGCCGCCGCATCCCCGGCCGCCAGCGCCTCCTCCATCACGTCTATGTCGTCGAAGGGGACCAGCATGAATTCCCCCTTGGGCCCGTCGGAGAGAAAATAGCTCGCCAGGTCCGCGTATCCCCCGGCCTGAAGGCCCAGGCCGCCGTGGCCGTGATACGCCTCCTTGAAGGCGATGATCTTTCGGCGGCCGGTACGTTTGCGGGCGGTACGGATGGTGACGTCTATGGCCTCGGCACCGCAGGTGGTAAAGACGACGTACTGCATGTTTCCCGGCACGATGGAGGTGAGGACCTCGGCCAGCCGGGTGCGGGGGATGCTGGGGAAATGGTGGTTCCCGATGTCGTAGAGGCCGGCGCCCTCGGTGAGGGCGGCAAGAATCTCCGGGTTGCGGTGACCCAGGTTGTAGGTGCCGCCGTTGATGTGGACGTCGAAGAGCTTTCTGCCGTCCAGGTCCCAGAAATAATTCCCCTCCCGCCGGGCCATCACCGGCACAGACCCGAGCATCCTGAAGGTCTCCACCCGGTTGGGGCAGACGTACTTCGCGGCGTGCTCCACAAGCTCGTCCTTGACGAGATTTTCCGGTATCAGGGCGCTGTCCATATTCATGGCTCCTTTAATGTATGTATCATGTGGATATATTTTTATATATACCGTCCGTCATCCATTCATCGAAGGCCGTTTCATCATGTGCCGTGTGCGGCGG encodes:
- a CDS encoding PAS domain S-box protein, whose product is MDDKTKTPQITQDVVRALIEESGDGIAVIQDQKIVFSNRNVQERLGYTKDELESMFIHEIIHPEDIERVANYYIRLRENRGPVYTVDFRAICKDGSLIFTEANTSIIKWDGDIAGLCIFRDVAKRKHLEETLLSEMQRRSDILDSLSERLIYTDTNMCISWANKAAADSVSLSQSDLVGNYCYEIFRAKSRVCDECPGIETLRTGRYAEADISYPDKTIWVVRTYPNIKKENKLVGLTIKSMDVTKIREWETENGKRKKTPRTGTGKGKEKPFLNAPADPQYMYPFSLRFEVKRDKIALILRWDENDVEHDLALISRSEMNTVRLLYLAARMKTDGSGWVEKGDIKAGRMDYNLYELRKAIVRCQIPWLDDLSARMMIRSSGVGNKAIRLAIAPERIDISGEVRSFRSKKYDQVDKLTLMISEIREEISKNGKNEYLDRELEIQERNLENTRKSIQTIEFLIEEAFILLGGAKKI
- a CDS encoding aspartate aminotransferase family protein, coding for MDSALIPENLVKDELVEHAAKYVCPNRVETFRMLGSVPVMARREGNYFWDLDGRKLFDVHINGGTYNLGHRNPEILAALTEGAGLYDIGNHHFPSIPRTRLAEVLTSIVPGNMQYVVFTTCGAEAIDVTIRTARKRTGRRKIIAFKEAYHGHGGLGLQAGGYADLASYFLSDGPKGEFMLVPFDDIDVMEEALAAGDAAAVLAEMIPATSGFMMPSDGYYPQVKELCEKNGTLFIADEVQTGLGRTGRMWACEGYGVSPDMLVTGKGLSGGVYPIAAAVLSEDVAGWLFEDGWGYSSTFGGAELGCVVALKVLEIVGRPGTLENVREVSAFLAGELEAIRKRHPFLVEVRQNGLVIGLRFDDPYGGVMMAACTYETGLWAFPAGFNRSVLQFKPNLLVTKDDCREALGLLEDSLKLCEKRMLNQ
- a CDS encoding DUF378 domain-containing protein — protein: MRQLNPIDWLALLLSVIGGLNWGVYGVSGLNLVETFSGEMWWLPRVIFFFFGLAAIWMIRLSISLRKKPIKKPALNPGQP